Within Diospyros lotus cultivar Yz01 chromosome 15, ASM1463336v1, whole genome shotgun sequence, the genomic segment AACCAGAATGCATTCAAATGCTTTCTGTATTTGTTTTCTCGTTTTCATTTCCAATGCAGTACATCAAACAAGAGGAATTGCCGCTTGCTTCTTGAATTTTGGATGCAAAATCAATTGGATTCAATAGATTTAACAAGCACTATTGTTTGGGACCCCAATTTCGATCTAGTTTGTGACTGTTAAACAGTAAAGATTGTTGATTTCAAGCCTGTTAGGACTCCTTATGGAGATACAGAACTACATTTCTCAATCTATCCATTTGACACTTGTTCTTTGTGAACTGCTAGGGGTGCTCCTGGAGATGTAAAACTTCAGCTACAGGAtttttttaacttcattttgACATAATAAATTTGGCATGTTCTTGACATGCTTCCTTTAAGAAGAGAAATCCATAGAATTATCCATTTCTGGTAGCAAATAGGCTGGAAGTGCATGAAGTATTTCAAGTTTGGTAGGCTTTCTAAGTCTTAAAGAATATCTGTACTCTAAGACTTAAgaagaacttttttttttcttttggaagATTGAATCTGCGTCAAGAGATCATAGGCGACCTCTAAAAGCTCCTGAAATTCATGGAATGGTCTAAAttggatttaaaaaataaataaatgaggctTAATGACCTGCAAGAGTATATAAAGCAATTTTATACAGTGGCAAATAGTAAGGACGATTACAAACTGCGGTCGATTATATGAGATTGGGGCAAGTTGTTTGATCAATGATTGCTGTAATGAGAATTCCTGATTACGGGTGATAATAAGTATAAGCTGACTGGGGCAAGTTGGTTGTTGTCACTATTTCCGTTAGTAAAACAGTAGCTCTTAGTGGAAGTGACAAATCATGTGCTTCTTTAACAACTGCAGTTCCTGCAGCCACTGATGAAACCTGGAACTCACTTGTCCTCGAGTCTGATTGCCCTGTTCTGGTTGACTTCTGGGCTCCGTGGTGTGGTCCATGCCGGGTAATTGAACCTGTTATTGATGAATTAGCAAAGGAATATACTGGGAAGCTCAAATGCTACAAGGTGAACACCGATGAGAGTCCTTCAATTGCAACCAGATATGGGATCCGCAGCATCCCAACCGTCCTTATCTTCAAGAGTGGGGAGAAGAAAGGCTCAGTTAGCGGTGCTGTTCCTAAATCAACTCTGACCAATCTCATAGAGAAGTTCTTGTAAAGCCGGCAAGCTATGTAAATCCTTAAGACTTAGTGGAGCTGTCTCCATGCATAATGTTTCTTCCACCTGCAGCTTGTTGTGCCACAAGTGCAGCCAAGCTGTGTCAATAAATTCAATATGCACCTGCATAGTTACTAGTTGCTGCTGTACCTTCATGACCATGTTAGCTAACACTACATGTCTTACATTCCTCAAATCCCATTTAATACTCAGTTCCTTctgagtatttttttattttgtatcagTTGATTTGGATCATTGGTTGTGGCTGCCTTATTTTCTGTTAGTAATGCATGCTGCAAGTAGCGATGTTAATGGTGGGATTTGGTCCAGATCTAATGTAACACATTTAGTTATTGATATTTGAATAATGATCCGATTCTTGGACAGTCTCTAGCTCTAGCCCAAGTGGACACAATTGGGACGTGGCTGGCTTATCCACAGACAACCCATTTCAATGATTTTGAATTGGACCCGGAACCTCACTTCTTAATTTGACCCATCGAGATGACATGTCTCCTTCagtcttgtttttttttctttttactgcTGCAAGTCTTCTTTTTTAATAGTTTCTGCCACATGTGACGTGGTGCCCTCCTATTGCCCCCGTCCACGAGTGGGCCAAGCATAGAATTTTCCTAACCTTTATCCATGTAAACTGGTTGACTTTTAACATTCCACTTCTCAAAGACTACATATCTTATTGTCAATTTGACTAATTTATAatgaacacatttttttttttattttggcaaATTAACATGTCCTAAAAATGTATCTTCACTTatccaaaatattatttagatatttatttgtgacatttttttattatattcgTGCATTGTTGTATATTTGCattaatattaacataaaatataatatattaatttgcaAATTTTATAGATGAATGTTTAACTTAATTAGTGTTTCAAAGTTGATCAAATAGTtgctcaaacaaaaaaaaaacaaaacacaagtAAATAGAAGTAATTTGTTGAATAAGtattactcaagtaaaaataataagttctgagtaagaataagtgttacttgagtaaaaaaaaatattattcgattaacttttataagtaaattttaatttaaaaatattatttaattaaaaaaatttattacttgaataaaaatgatattatcatattacttaattaaaaaatttatcttattcaagtaaaaataatatttctgttagttgttttattttaattttttaaataagagattgaatcaaaataaaataatttaaaaatcctATCTAATTGATCTATAAATTGAACTGAATCAAATCGTTAATTTTAACcgatttaatttagttatttttatttaatcggAACTTTTTTCACCCTTAATGGCTTAGAAGAAGAGTCCTGCACTAGTAGAATTCCAATTTAAGCTCtcaaatttatcaatatttaccATCTACTACTAGGCTATCGTTCCAATTATTATAACTAACAAAGCTTTTAACAAGTGATGACTCATTTATCTCACGTGtcaattctataaaaaatattttaaataaccgTAATACCACGTCATCATGATGACCCGGAAACCGCCACGGTGCTTCAGAACTCAAAGACTCGCCCTGTTTATATTCGATCAGCGGCATCTGCCTCTCTCCCCAACTCAAAAAGAATCGCGCCGTTGACGCCGATCCAAAACCTTTTCCGATCATCACCGTTAGAGATATCACGGCAGAAGTTTTCTAGCGAAAGTAGCCTATACAGCCCCGTCTCCGCCTTTCTTCTCTACTGGTACGCGGGGATGATTAATTTCCGTCTctcttctcatcttcttcttcttcttcttctttgccaaTTTGATGACAATATGGCACGTTGCTGCTCTCTTTGTGATCTTTTTCCATATTAATGATTTGTTTCTATTCGTGTTTCATATGTTGGAGGTCGTAAATCGCAAGAATCTTCTTGCCTatgtttctctctttttctttttcaatctgGAGGTTCATGTAATGCTGAGCAGAGCCCTTTCGGCTGATTTTAAAAGAACTTGTAGATCAGATTGCTATTACTCTTAACTCTTCTTCTTTTAAGATTACTAGTATTTCGAATTTTAGCAACCTGTGTAAGGAATGGATATTTAATCTGCATCGTTTGTTTGGCCTCCTGTCTAGTTCTTAGCTCCAAGTATTTGTCTTTTTCACTTTTGTTGCTTTCTATGTCCATCAAAGAAAGCTGCCAACATGGCCGTTAGTATAAAACCTGATCTTCAACCTTTCCTTGTGGGTTGGTTCTTTCCAAAAAATTGTATTGCTTTGAAATTGTGGCTTGTTCATGGGTATTATCAATTTGTCTTGAATAGTTTTTTGTTACTTGTGTGTCGAGAAATCTTCTTGGAATACGTGAAGTCTGGTCACTATCTAGTCGTTTTCATTTTTCTGGCAGCCACCTGAACTAATGTTTTAGACTTTAGTCGTTGCTTTCACGGGTTGCTTCACAAGTAGGGCAACTTGgtattcttatttatatttcacaAACAGATATGGTGTGAGCTGATTTTTAGATCTCTGTTATCAACTGTGGAACATACCTTCCTCTTTGTTGATGCCGATGAACCTATTGTTTGGAGTGTTTTAACGAAGTTTCTATTGCCCCCATCACATTCATGACAAAAATCTTGGCCTCCCGGTTTTCAAACGTTCTATTCACGTTAGTCATGATATTTGACCTAGTAACAGAAATAGTTGATTTTCTTACATGtctatattttgtattaatcaaaAATTTGAATGTTGATTGTCAGTATCCATTCTAGAAGGTCAAAGAAGTACTTCTCATCCTTAAATATGAATGGAGGGACCGTGTGGAAGTTGAGGTCCCCAATTTATTTGGCGCTGCTTACTCTCTATTGGTTACCCTTTTCATAAGTAGGGCCCAATGTGGGTGATCAAGGAACATCTGCCCTTAGCTTATCCTCCAATCCCTTGGCCAATCTGTCAAATGCAGATGCCTCCCCTGATGCTCTTTGTCTAATtttttgctttcattttttAAGTACAACTTGTTTCAAAAGTAAATCTCTCTGGATTCTTGTTATGATATGATAAAAGTTCCCAGGTAAGGGTGCTTGGTTTCGGTTCAATCTTTATCTTTACTCCTGCAAATCCgctccttttttttcctttatattCTCTTGTTAAGAAATGCTTAAAGGCGCATAATCATATATTCAACTGCCATTCAAGCTTATCTTATAGGCAACTTACTGAGACTCAGGTTGCTACTccctcatttctaaaacagggTTGATGATGGCCTACGAGCACACCATTCAAGAACCTGCAGGCCAGTTTGGATCTGATGGGAATGTTTCCCTGAAGCAAAAGTGGGAATCAATTCCAACTCGAACCACAACTTCTGAAGATGGGAACGATGATTTCGATTGCAATATTTGCCTAGACTCGGCGCATGACCCTGTGGTCACCTTCTGTGGTCACCTGTACTGCTGGCCTTGTATTTATAAGTGGCTCCATGTGCAAAAATCTTCTCTTGAACCAGATGAGGACCCCAAGTGCCCTGTCTGCAAGGCTAACGTTTCCCAGTCATTATTGGTCCCTTTATACGGGCGTGGAACATCAAAATCCGAAGCCCAGAGGCCTCAAATGGATGTGGCCGCTCCTCGCAGACCCCCTGCTTCTCCTCGTCCAAATCAGCAGCTCCATTCTTATCCTCTCGTTTCACACCCTCGCCCATTAATTCATCGCCCACAACACTACTCCCCTTACCCTTACCCTTATGGTGGTGATTATTCTTCCACGACCGGTATCTTCAGTCCAAGAGTTGGCATGTTCCGGGAGATGGTGTTTGCGAGGATGTTGGGGAATCCAGGCTCAGGGACAAGTTTATTTCCTTATCCACACACTAATGGCAGGCGTAGGATGAGAAGGCAGGAGATGCAGATTGACAAGTCTCTCAGTCGAGTGTCCATCTTTCTCTTTTGTTGCATCATTCTGTGCCTTCTCTTGTTTTGAGTCTCTTCTGATCTTGTCTTGCCCTCTGTATAGTGCTGTGAAGAAGTTATGGGGTTTGATTTGATGAGTTCATCAACGGTTAGGAATAGGTTAGCATGCTCTGTAAGTCAATAacatcccatatatatatatatatatatatttaaaaggaGTGATTATCCTTAAATCCAATATATATTTGGAGCTagcaacaaattaaaatatgtaatgcTAATTATTGCTGTTTATTATGCCATATATAGATATCAATATATccttgagaataataataaaaataataatcataatagaTTTCTTCAATTGAAAACTAGAggaacttttaaaattattataaaattttaaattatttaacgcaaTATTACACTTTTTAAACAATTGAACACATCACGTTCTAAGATGGAGATTCACACAAGTAGAACTTGTGATTGGCAGTAGTAGTGAGTTCCTACCCTAGAGCCAGCCTGATGTTTGGCCAAATTTTGCTCATTTAGGTATTGTtgtctttaaataatttttatatttagaagatttttgattattttgaactCGCTATCTCGCTACTCCCTAGCTAGTAGCTAGTTCCAATAATAAGTTTTGTTTGCATGAATTCCATGTCATTTAAAATTCTCTTGATATGACTAcgtattaatatttaatatattatattaatataatacacAATATTAAGACATTGTGTGTGCTTCGCCAccataaactatatataatgcttGTTTagggaatatatattttttggatgGTCTTAAAATGCGATCTGGTAGAGAtctttcttttaatatatttgtataatttattcttttttattgttaagaGCAGTGATGGAGTCGGGATTTTGGGTCAGCTGGAAAGCAAAAGTCTCaagtttatatactaaattttGTTGTCATTATTTAATTGtcctcatatatttttttattttaggaggGTAAATGTTAGAGagtattataatttatatgcacaacctatcattaaatattatatgtagTTCCACTcctatatttctttattttttatctatatatatattttgatcttttgttGGAGGGTTCGGGCTTAATAACATTTCCGTCTTTagaaatttatctgaaaattaAGTACACCGACAGGGATGAGTATGAAATTAAGACGCAGATAGATATAGAGAGCACATGCAtgtggtctctctctctctcaatgctttcttcttcaactcACTCACAGACAGTCACAGCCTGCCGTCAGTTCGTACGTACCACATTACTCCGTACACCTTAAACGCGTCGATCGATCCactttttatccttaattttaccaatatattatatctatatatatatatatataatcaccGACTCCATTCCCGCGTTCTCTGTGCACATCTCTGGATTAATTATTCTAGCCTATATATAATTGGCTCCACTCTCTTAACACTTCCATATCGATCATCCATGCAGATCAACTACTACGAATCATTCTGATCTGAATATTACATTCATATCAGTTTCGAACATCACCGGCCGCCGGCGGCAATAATAATGGCCACTCTTCTCTATAatgcttccttcttcttctggcaactttttttccttcttctggGTTTCTCCTTCGCCGGAATCCATGGCCGGGGCTACCGTTGGCTTGACGCCCATGCAACTTTCTACGGCGCTAACCAAAGTCCATCCACCcctggtaattaattaaatgtgcATCTTTGCATGTTTAGCCCTTTGTAAGTTGTACGGGTGTAGTGTGTGTTCGAATGTTCGGATTCGGATGGATTCTATCTACAGACCCAATTCAATCTAACTGATAATGAAGctcatttttctaaaattccCTTTCTTTTTCGTTTCATTTGGtcaaatttgtttatatatatatatatatatatatatatgtttcttcaGGTGGGGCTTGTGGCTACGAAAATACATTCAGTGCCGGATTCGGGACGAACACGGCGGCAGTGAGCGGCGTTCTCTTCAGAGGGGGCGACGCGTGTGGCGCTTGCTACCAACTCATGTGCAACTACAGGGTGGACCCCAAGTGGTGCCTCCGCCGCCGCTCCATCAGCGTCACTGCCACCAACTTCTGCCCTCCCAACAACAATGGAGGGTGGTGCGATCCCCCTCGCCAGCACTTCGACTTGTCCATGCCTGCCTTCTTCCGGATAGCCAAGCAAGCCAACGAAGGCATCATCCCCGTACTCTATAGAAGgtacaataattatatatatatatatatatagagagagagagagagagagatttgacaTTAACTTGTTTTAACTTGACGATGTGGGGCGTTTTTGAATGGATTGAATGAAGGGTGGCATGCAGAAGGAAAGGAGGAGTCCGTTTCACTTTGAAGGGGCAACCGAATTTCAACATGGTGATGATCTCCAACGTGGGCGGGAGCGGCGAGATTAAGGCCGCCTGGATCAGAGGCTCCAAGAGCAGATCGTGGGTGGCAATGCGCCGGAACTGGGGCGCCAACTGGCAAACCGGCGTGGATCTCCGAAGCCAAACCCTCTCCTTCAAGCTGCTGTTGGCCGATGCCAAATCCCAGCGCTTCCTAAATGTTGTGCCTTCCTCTTGGCAATTTGGCCAATCTTTTGCTTCCAAAACTCAATTTATCTGATCtcgatgatatatatatatatatcattattatatatacttaaTGCATTAAGATTAACTGTCATTAATTACTTACCCCGTGTATTCTATCTTAAATGGTTCGTTCGATCGAGAACATTCCATATTCTCATATGTTCTTTGACTTTTCCCAATTGAGTTTGCAATTTactcaatattattattataagaaatgaaatgattaatagaaatatacatatatatgcttgATTTGagtcattatttaattattatatgctGCTTCTCTTTTTTAAggtaaatgtatttttattttgtcatctcttaacttttctttttgttactTGGGTTATATACTTTTGCCCCCTTAAAATTATCATTTACTAAAAATGtgcaagttaaaaaataaaatattttaataaaatttgagtatatatattattataacttaaagattataaatttaaatcttattagtagaatttatttatttattttttaaataagtattttataaatctattttattaacaaaaatttgTAATCCGAAACAGCtcaaaagaaattaatgcacaaaataaaattcctAACGACATAAAAgacatatcaatatatatatatatatatatgaagttacATACATATCCAAATATATAAAGATGGAGGATAAGATCAAAATCAACCCAATAATAGCAACAAAAGACTAATGCACAAAATCTTATGAAGCTAGCTAATATAAACACTAGGTTGCTACCAAAAATGTTGCAAAAAACATAAAGAGCCAGCCAAGCCAAACGTTAATTAAAAGATCACTTAGGATGCTAATTGGAGAAAGGTGGTGGTGAAGGCCAAGCAACCTACAAACACCCATCTTTCTTGTCTAGAAAAACctagaagagaaaaataatatttaatatgagtttaatttttattaataattattattttagtctAGAATGCAAATGAATATGATGGCACCAATAAAATGTTGGCAACCAACACTTAGTGGTGGTGGCTTCCTTAGAGTAATCGCCCGAGTTAAAATTTAAGGTTTTGAGTTTAAGTTTAATAATGTGGGTTGGTTATTTGAATTGTCCctataaaatctaaatatatatatatatatagaagaaaagaaaaatataaaataaaactttgTATTTATGGCATTTAAATTGTGCACGGTCGGGCTG encodes:
- the LOC127791998 gene encoding uncharacterized protein LOC127791998 isoform X1, with amino-acid sequence MARVLETLAVPRASSVPASTMAPMGTTSSVSALPGSQKSLELPRFRGLRIQTSCRTRSLASFSSSSRIVRPGARIVCEAPQTAVEVPAATDETWNSLVLESDCPVLVDFWAPWCGPCRVIEPVIDELAKEYTGKLKCYKVNTDESPSIATRYGIRSIPTVLIFKSGEKKGSVSGAVPKSTLTNLIEKFL
- the LOC127791998 gene encoding uncharacterized protein LOC127791998 isoform X2, with product MARVLETLAVPRASSVPASTMAPMGTTSSVSALPGSQKSLELPRFRGLRIQTSCRTRSLASFSSSSRIVRPGARIVCEAPQTAVEATDETWNSLVLESDCPVLVDFWAPWCGPCRVIEPVIDELAKEYTGKLKCYKVNTDESPSIATRYGIRSIPTVLIFKSGEKKGSVSGAVPKSTLTNLIEKFL
- the LOC127791996 gene encoding E3 ubiquitin-protein ligase RMA1H1-like — its product is MMAYEHTIQEPAGQFGSDGNVSLKQKWESIPTRTTTSEDGNDDFDCNICLDSAHDPVVTFCGHLYCWPCIYKWLHVQKSSLEPDEDPKCPVCKANVSQSLLVPLYGRGTSKSEAQRPQMDVAAPRRPPASPRPNQQLHSYPLVSHPRPLIHRPQHYSPYPYPYGGDYSSTTGIFSPRVGMFREMVFARMLGNPGSGTSLFPYPHTNGRRRMRRQEMQIDKSLSRVSIFLFCCIILCLLLF
- the LOC127791995 gene encoding expansin-A12 isoform X1, whose amino-acid sequence is MATLLYNASFFFWQLFFLLLGFSFAGIHGRGYRWLDAHATFYGANQSPSTPGGACGYENTFSAGFGTNTAAVSGVLFRGGDACGACYQLMCNYRVDPKWCLRRRSISVTATNFCPPNNNGGWCDPPRQHFDLSMPAFFRIAKQANEGIIPVLYRRVACRRKGGVRFTLKGQPNFNMVMISNVGGSGEIKAAWIRGSKSRSWVAMRRNWGANWQTGVDLRSQTLSFKLLLADAKSQRFLNVVPSSWQFGQSFASKTQFI
- the LOC127791995 gene encoding expansin-A12 isoform X2, with the protein product MCIFACLALCGACGYENTFSAGFGTNTAAVSGVLFRGGDACGACYQLMCNYRVDPKWCLRRRSISVTATNFCPPNNNGGWCDPPRQHFDLSMPAFFRIAKQANEGIIPVLYRRVACRRKGGVRFTLKGQPNFNMVMISNVGGSGEIKAAWIRGSKSRSWVAMRRNWGANWQTGVDLRSQTLSFKLLLADAKSQRFLNVVPSSWQFGQSFASKTQFI